Genomic window (Mycolicibacterium smegmatis):
AATGGTGATGCCGGACGTGAGAACTGGCCCGCAACAGCGGACGGCGGCCCGGACCAGATGGCCCGGGCCGCCGCTCGCTACCGGCGCTGTATTGCGTTACCGCAGGTCAGGGGATCGTCAGGACCTGCCCGGGGTGGATCAGGTCGGGATTGGCGATGCCGCTGGCATCAGCGATCTGCTGGTACTTGCTGCCGTCTCCGTAGAACCGCTCGGCGATCGCCCACAGCGTGTCGCCCGAGACCACGGTGTACGTGCGGGGTGCGGGCGGAGCCGGCGGCGGCGCAGCCGGCGCCGGCTCGGCGGGCGCGGGCTCGGCAACCGGAGCCGGAGCAGCCTCTTCGGCCGCCGCGGGGGCGACCTCGGCCTCCTTCTCGGGCTCGGGCGCCGGTGGCGGCGGCTCGGTGGTATCGGTCTTCGA
Coding sequences:
- a CDS encoding LysM peptidoglycan-binding domain-containing protein, translated to MGDTLTAGQKLERGGSLQSGNGAYTLTLQDDGNLVLYARDKAVWSTGTNGQDVVRAEVQTDGNFVLYTAEKPVWHTDTKGKKEVKLVLQDDRNLVLYAKDGPAWSSKTDTTEPPPPAPEPEKEAEVAPAAAEEAAPAPVAEPAPAEPAPAAPPPAPPAPRTYTVVSGDTLWAIAERFYGDGSKYQQIADASGIANPDLIHPGQVLTIP